DNA sequence from the Malus domestica chromosome 06, GDT2T_hap1 genome:
TAATAGCACTATCCAATAAAAATGGTAAGAGTTTTGATAGTTCGTGTGGATCTCACATTTAGtctataataatattttttttcaaacctAAACATCGACATTAAGtcaaaaaatcatttttcttcATCAAGGGACCACTTCAGTAATTGCGTTGACGTGTCTCCCCTTTATTAGGCATGGCTACCAAATCATTTATTTGCATGTCAAACACTTGGATAACACATACCCGTTCACGAGAAAAATCATAGGATGCCACTACAGTGACAATATTTAAACCCAATCATGCATAGTCACGTGGAAAATCTATAACACATAGCAGTAGTTAATTGGCTCCGGATACGTCATTGTGATATTCACACGAGTAAATTTTTACTGTACTTGCAAGTGGCCCTTTACTAAAGTAATGAAAATGTGTTGTGCTCTTGCATGATGACGTGAGTTCGAACCTCGTcagtgactaatctaacatttaacttACTAACGTTATCGTTTgactcaaaaaacaaaatttagtgTACTCAGAACACTATCACGTGATATTACTATTTCCACTTAAATTATAAAATGTgtatatatttgtttgtttattataATATATCTTAAAATTGATacatattaattattttgtcaACTCATATCATATTATAACATCTAAAATAATGATGTTACATAGTTATGTTTTTGgtacactaaaaaatttctctatTCAATTCAAGCATCAAAAGGGCTAGAACGAGCATTACAATCAAAAGGTACAAAAATCCCCAACTAGATTTTTCTTTTCCACGTTTTTACGTGCCATGCGTCACTAGTTCCATGCACGCCCGCAGACTAAAGCCCTTTTACATGCAATGTGCCTCAAATAATCACAAACTCTCTATAAAACTCGACATCTCTCTTTGCAAATTCagaacacagagagagagagagagagagatgggaagTGGTGGCGGTGAGGCGGTGGTTGTGTGCAGTGACAAGAGGATGGGAACAGGGATAACTATATGGAACATAGACACAGGGGATCGACTCCTTCACATACCAACCTGCGCTTCTCCCGCTCGTGGTCTTGTGTGCTTGAGAAACCAGTTCCTTGTAGCTGCTCAGATTCACAAACCTGGCTCCGTTGGCGGCGGCGCCATCTCTATGTGGAAGTTGAACAaggtaattttcaaaacttttggACTCAATTTCAACCATAGGaatttgtttaatttcaattgtctTGTACTAGAATAGAAAATGTGAAATGATTTCCGTACACTATTTTTCTTCCCCACACACCCTGGCGGCCATTGAATTTGGATTGAGTAAATCAAAGGAGAATCGAgggacatgaataaataaaggtgtgcagaaggagaaaataagtgtgtgaaAAGTATTTTTCCTCGGAAATTTGATTGTCTTCTCCTGTAAATTGGTatgtaaatttgattttcatGTATGCTTACATGGATTTGAGGTTTAAATTGGGAAAACGCATATTTTTTTGTATCTCAAATGGGTTATTTGATTTTCTTGTATattgttttgtttgaattattattagcactctaaaagaGTAGTCTGGCACTCTAAAAGAATCTTTCTAACATCCAACTCCAAAATGGTCATATTGCCCTCCTTCCCCATAAAACATAAGGGGGGAATTGATATTGATGATGGATCCGTGCAGGATGACATGTTTGAAGTGTTAATATGGCTCAGTAGTTTAACCATGGGGTTTCAGAATCGCAATTGTCTCTGTTCATTATGTGTAAATGTAGGCCTAATGACGATTAGACACTCGAAAATATGCCTGAAAGAGAACAAATTGATTAGAATGGATTATATGGTCTAGTTAAGGTTTGCTATTGCTGAcctcaaaagcccaaaatcacatTGGACACAAATTCATATTTGTATTTAATCTTATGTTCTGTGTAGTTTGACAAACTATTTAACTGGAGGTGCCGATCAAAAGAATATCCAAGGTTTTGTGCGAACATCGGTAGCTTAATACGTGGTCGAACCGCAAGAATGATCGATGATTACATATTCTTTGTGTAAACGATATGGTTATTGGTGCAATAGCACTTTCTTATGCATATCATATTTGGTTTGTTGTACGCAACATTTTCGCAGCCTCAGAAGCCTATTCAGAGCTACCCGCTGGAGGCAATTGGGCCACTTTCTTGCACAAAGGATGGTCTATATCTTGCAGGTGGCGCTCTTTCTGGAAACACTTACCTTTGGGAGGTTTGTAATAACTGCCACCAATTcctctggtttttttttcttttttttttttccaaaatgtGTGACATGGTAAAGAGGAAAGTCGATAATGTTGGGTCCTGAATCCTGATTACAATGAAGTGATGTGTAGGTTACTAACGGAAAATTGCTCAAAACTTGGCATGGTCATGACAAATCTTTGAGCTGTATGTTGTTTTCCGATGATGGTTCTCTTCTTGTTTCTGGTTCCGATGATGGGATGATATGTGTGTGGAACTTGATTAGGTAAATGACTAAACTTTGGATTTGCCCTCATCTCTTTTTAGATGCTAGAAAAATTTTCGGATAACAAGAATTTAAACGGGTGCTATTTCTTAATCATTTTGATGGCAGTTTGCTGGACGTGGAAAATGTTGAAAGCCTTCCGTCACCATTACATTATTCAATGGAGCATAAATCTTCTATAACCGGCCTGTTAACTACGTCAGGCATCTCAAGTCCGGTGTTAATATCAAGCTCACTTGATGGCTCATACAAGGTCACGAAACTCGTTTTAGTTCATGCTCCCGAAAATTGTATCCTTTGATTGATTATCTTCTTACTGAAAACAAATTGTTCTTTTGATTAATATATCTGCTGTTAGGTTTGGGATCTAGTCTTGGGAAACCTCATGCATACTCAAGTTTATCCACTAGGGATAACTGCAGTTGCTCTTCACCCAACGAAGCAGTTAATTTTCTCCGGAAGTATAGACGGAAGCATTTTTGTGAACAAACTTGAAATCGGACTGGTAGAGGATTATTTGGTTGGTGCTGAAGATCACTCACCTGTGCTGAAAGAACACAAGTAATGCAATGGTCTTTCAAGTTTATTTCTTTAGATCATTGGAGATAAACGTCTCCTTTTCTCAACGAAATCTTTTCTGTtatatttcaattttgtttcaGCGTTGTATCAATGTAGTTGTAAGTTGCAACCtagattctctctttttttctcgTTTCGAATctgagaaaaaaattaaataccaCTAGGTTCTATCAAAAGAAGAGTTATTCAGTTGTGTTGTTCCATATTATAGTCTGCTTACATACCTATAATCCCTGCAGTGGATCTGTTACCGCATTAACCTTCAGCAAATCGGGTCTGATATCCGCATCTGAGGACTGCACCATCTGCATTTGGGATATCACCAGTTTTGAAATCATCCGAAGATTCAACCATCAGAAAGGTAACCATCGCCGATggtcttcttttcttttgattttttgtttttagttctTTTTCTTGTGAGGGTTGAGTCCGCTAACTTTTATTTTTCGTGGTATATTAGATTACCGTTGAGAGGCATGCATAAATGTCATAGTCCGCGAGTCTGCACTGGCGTTTCATAGTCCTGTCATATGCATTCACATTGTTTTAAAATACAAATTATACAATGTAGAGTTTTATATGGTCATGATTGTTGCTCTCTTCTATTTTACAGGGCCTGTGACTAATCTGTCAGTGATTCCACAGTCCTCGTTGCTTCCAGTGTCAAACCATCGTAAACTTTCTAATGCACTTGGTGTTTCCATCCTCGACAAGTATCCGCAACCTGCAAACTCATCGGAGGAGAAAATCACTCTTTTTCCATCATGCCAACCCTCCATGAATTTCCAAACCTCGGATTCATGCCAACAAATATATGACAtgaaggtctctctctctctcatttgcaCGTAGGACGAGTTAGCTAGTAATGTTGTGTGCTAAATGCCTAAGCTCCGATCAAGATGCAATTTGATTTTTGTTGTGAAATTTGGGCAGAAAGAGGGCACTGTTGCAGCAATGGAGATGAAATTGGAAACATGTCTAGAGGACCGAATGAGGGCTACAAAAATGGCAAAGCATGTGATGGAGATGAACAGGCATTTGCAATCACGTTTGCTAGACTTGATGGAGAGCAGATTATCGCAGCCCAAGTCTAGCGAAATCGATTCACCTTCGATGAAAAAGAGCAAGACTGTCATGCTTGAAAACCCCCCATTGCAGCAGGAGGAGGAGCAGCGATAAATCTGCAACTCATCTTTGTTcccatgtgtttatttattttgtcaacCAGTACAAGGTTAACGTTATTAAGATTACCAGCTTAGCAGAACTGTTTCTTCCTTGTTGTATTCGTTTTTTACTATTAGTTAAGGCTGTGCTATAGTCAACTAGCAATTCCATCGTTTGAGATTCAATTATCATGTATGGCGAGTTCGATACCTAATTTGTGGTCGAAGGCACCCTTAAACAACTCGTACTTCTTCCGCCTAACTGAGTTAAACAAATCAGGTTTTTCCCTTGCTTCGGTTCCATTCCAGCCACTTCGAAATCTTCAGTCAGCTCTTGCCTTCTCAATTACTTTTATGATTTTATCATATGAATATTTCtgatttttagaattttaaccACTTAAAGGGGACTCGAACATTGCTTAAAAGGCCTCTAGACGATAGTGAATTGCTTGAAGGGAGCTTCAAGAGTGAGAAAAGACTCTGCATTGCTCGAGCGAGGTTTCGGGTAGGCTTGCCAAATGGATTGTGTATGTCGTGtatgttttgttttcgtatCAAATGTGTTATTTTAACGGATCCTGTCGTGTTAAATCCGTTATTTAACAGGCTCTTAACGGGTAACGGCCTGACCCGTTACAGGGTGACTCAAAACCTGATATTTTCTTGTTATTTTATGTCGGGTTAACTGGTCGTGCAATAATTTTCCAAGCCAATGGGTAGATATGGAAACATGTTATATTTGCCGTATTCGTGTCAAACACATTATTTTAACATATTGTGTTGTGTCAAACTCATTTAATGTGTTGACCTGATAACGATCCAACACATTAGCAAGTTGATCTGAAACCTATTATTTTTGTGTCATGTTATAGAGTTATGCAAAAATTTGTCAAGCTTAGTTTTAAGTGGCTATATTTCTAAATAGAGATAGTTTTTACacacatatttatttttatctctcaATTCTTCTTTGATTTATTGAAGTTAATGGTCAAAACTAAATATACAGGAATAgaagccacttagtattacgatttAGTAGTATTCctattcacttgtaagtaagaggttcgattcttgccaaagacAAATTTAAAACATATTATTATGGCTAACTTATTGTTCGGCTTTTCCGACTCTCGtgcccctttagtgtagataataatATCGTTTCAGGTTATTCTCGCTGAATTATAATTACTCCATTATATGGCTTGAACTAAAAGCCTAACCGCAATTTTTCTTAATATCCAAATATATTTTTACTagcacattattgctagtttaTTGTGAAGCTAACTATATCCCTTTTCCCTTAGACCAACTTCAACCCTTGGAGTAAGTCCTAAACCCTTGTATTCCCCCATTTCATTCCAAACCTTGTTCTAAAATTGGGTTAAGTGTTAGAAcctaaaaaaaacccaaataccAGCCAAGATTTGGCTCAAAATTAGTAGTGGAGCCCACATGTGAGAGTGGAAAACTTGATGTGAAGCCAAAACGCCCAAAAGACACACTTAGACGTGCCAAACGTGCCAGCCGCAGCACCAGCAAGACCCCACCCATGTGGCCATGTCCCCCGCGTGTCGGTAGCCATAATAGCCTAACAACTAGTTTTTGTGATCCAACGGCCACATTAAATGGGCTGTTGATTGATCTAATAATCcacgttcaattttttttaatttacttatttattGAATTAGACGGCTGAGattgaatgtaatcaaatctaatggtaaaaaaaatatatatatatataaaattgtccaaatttaaatccaatggctaaaataattataaaaaaaaatttaactcaaaattcacccaaatttagtggtttttcaatatttatctgaatttaaatatttttaggttaaaatgttcataaaattaatttaggatagtctacataattttttttaaagttaatttaaaaaaaaagaaaaaaacataaattcattctttaatcatctggggctaaaattttaggccaggagagttgaacaaaaaacaaattgttactgggttaaaacctaaatttttgaactaaaatttttaaattttactccAAAAGTTGGAGATGATTGTAATGTAGATAAATCTCgttcaaaagaaagaaaaaaaaatatttccactaaagaagaaaataataagTCAATATATTCACAACGATCCATAAAATGAGGTCAAAATACACACGTgtaggaaaagaaaattaaaaacagaATCTTTTGTGCTGCAAACGCGCAGTCTAATGGTGGGTGGGTATTTTGGTCAGAGTATAAAAAAACATCGTATTGGTTAATCATttccaatttttaatttttttggtataAACCTCTACAATAAAACCCTAAACAGAGCTACTCAAGCTCTCAAACTACACAAGTTCGCTCGCCACTCCTCACCATCCGCCGTTGTCGCCGCCGCTAACCTCCGATCACGTAAgcttcccttcttcttcttcttcttcctcagcaAATTCTACTCCTCTTCTCCGTTTAATTTCTATTTGATCACAGCCGCCGCCACCGTGGCCATGTCCGCCTGCTCCGCCGCCAACCTCACTTTTCACGATCCCGAAAGAGGTACATTTTCACTTTCCTGCACTGAGGCTGATTAAATTCgagaataaaatttaatttttctggaTTTAGAACAATTTGAGGAGAAATGAGCAGTACCTGATAAACCAGTCTCCCACAAGAACAAGGATGTTCCATCCTTCTCCGCTCAGGATGTTCATTCCTATACAGATACTTGAGCAGCAGCCGAGTTCTAGTTTGATTAGTAGTTTGTTTCCGATACTGCTTGTAATTGAACTTTCTGTATTCTACTACATGTCTACTTTGTAATGTTATATATATCAATACTAATTGGCTCACTCAATTCATTGAGTTGAGTTTCATAAATCATATCTTTCATGGTATCACGAGCCAACGTCTTACGACAACGGTTCAtcgtttaattttttatttttattttttttctctctccgtTCTCTTCCCAGTATGGCGTCCTCTTCTTCTACCTTTACTGCTGCTGCTCCCTCCGTTACGAATTTTCTTACCATAAAACTCGATCGCAACAACTATCCCCTATGGCGTGCTCAGTTTCTTCCCTTGCTGCGCAGCCGCAACCTCCTCTCCTTTGTTACTGGTGAACATAAATGTCCTTCTGCTTTTCTTTCTGATGACAAGGGTACCATTACCGACACCGTCAATCCGTCGTATCTTGACTGGATCCAAACTGATCAGATGATCCTCTCTTGGATTACTAGTTCTCTTACTCCCAAGGTCCTTGCTACTATTGTCAACAAAACTGATTCGGCCTCTGCTTGGTCGTCTCTTCAGGAACGCTATACCTCTACCTCTCAGAACCGTATTATTCAAATGCGGACagaattgatgaatacctcccGTGGTGATCTCTCTATTGCCGACTATCTGGACAAGGTGAATATTCTTGCTGACAACCTTGCCCTCTCTGGTGCTCTAGTTTCTGAGTCAGACTTGGTTGCCATTATTATGAGTAAGGTTGGTCCTCAGTTTGAGACCACCGTTGCTTCTGCCCAAGCCCGTGATACTCCCATCACTTACACTGCCTTGGAATCTTTACTTCTTAGCGCCGAACAACGTCACACTgctttctctcttccctctgaCGTCGGCACTTCTGCGTTTGCTACTGTGCGTGGTGGCCGTGGTACGTCTCGCGGCCGTGGCGGCGCGTTTCGGGGTGGCCGTGGTGGCGGCTACGCTCGTGGTTCTGGTTCCTCTCGCAACTACCATGGTGATTTTTCCCATTCTTCTTCGCCAGCCGCTTCCTCCCGTAGACAGCCTGCTTCCTCCAATGGCATCCTCGACCCTGCTCCTGCTTCAGGTGGCTTCTCTCCTGCACCTGCGTTCTCCCCATCTGGTCGTATTCAGTGCCAGATTTGTCAGCGTTATGGTCACTCCGCTATTGATTGTTACAATCGTCTCAACATGTCCTATGAAGGCAGGGTTCCTTCGTCTCGTCTTCAGGCTTATGCGGCTGCACCTCAGTCCCGTGGTGTCCCTCCTGCTCCTCCTGCCTCGCCTGCTCAACCATGGCTCTTTGACTCTGGCGCCAATTCCCACATAACCAATGATGTGGGTCAGCTTTCTAATCCTCGTGAGTATCATGGAACTGATCAGATTCGTGGTGTTCATGGTGGTTCAGGTTTGCACATCTCCAAAATTGGTGATTCGTTTCTTCACACTAAACTCGCTTCTTTTCGATTACTGAATACTCTCTACTGCCCTCATGCTTCCACTAATATCATCTCTTTAAATCGTTTTGCTGCTGATAATGACTGTTTCTTTACTATCCACCCTCGTTTTTATCATGTGCAGGATTCGCGGACGGGGAAGATCCTTTTCCAAGGCCCGAGTAACAATGGACTCTATCCTTCCCATTCCTCTCATCAACCTTCTGGTGTTTTTGCTTGTGTTGGTGAACGTGTCTCGGATGCCTTGTGGCATTCTAGGTTAGGTCATGTTTCGTTTTCCATTTTACAACATTTAGTGTCTGCAAATAAATTGCCAATTAAAGGCTCAATTTCTAGTAAGTTTTGTCAATTTTGTCCTTTGGGTAAAAGTCATAAATTGCCGTTTTCTTTATCTTCCTCCATGGCTGCTTCACCTTTAGAATTAATTCACTGTGATGTTTGGatgtctccctctctctccattTCTGGTTATAAGTATTATGTGATTTTTGTGGATGATTATTCTCGTTATACTTGGTTGTATCCACTCCGATTAAAATCTGATGTTTTCTCTACTTTCGTCACTTTTAAAAACCTCGTTGAAAACATGTTCAGTGTTAAGATTAAAGCTTTCCAAACGGATGGTGGAGGTGAATTTGTTAATCATAGTTTTCGAACATTCTTAAATCACCATTGCATCTTACATCGTCTTACTTGCCCTCATCATCCggaacaaaatggtgtggcggaACGTAAACACCGCCACATCGTTAAACACCGCCACATCGTTGAAACTGGCCTTACTCTCTTAGCTCAATCCGGTCTGTCTACTCCCTTTTGGACCGAATCCTTTCATACTTCCAATTACATTATTAACCGTTTACCCACTCGCCTTTTACACAATATCTCCCCGTTTGAAAAACTGTTTCACAAACCTCCTCAATATcagttttttaaagtttttgggTGTGCCTGTTTTCCGTATTTACGTCCATATAATACTAACAAACTGCAATTTCGTTCCAAACGCTGTGTTTTCTTGGGTTATTCTTTAAACCATCTTGGTTATCGCTGCTTAGATCCCTCCACAGGTCGTGTCTTTCTGTCTCGCCATGTCATGTTTGATGAGCACACCTTTCCATATAAAGAGTCCATTGTTCCATCGCCTTCATCGCTTTCCTCGTCTGCGGATCCAGTACTCACCATCGGACCCTCACCATCTCCTGGTGCCCCCACGCCCTCCATCCCGCAGCCTTCCTCTTCCATTCCCTCAACCCTACCATCACCCCCTACCCAACGCCCCCTTCAAGTTCATACTCGTATGCCCTCTCGCCCTCCCCATTTCCCGCCACGCACATCTGCCTCTCCTTTATCCCCCACAGCTTCTTCCCCCCAACCTGCTTTCCCCATAACTCCTACCCCTCCGTCAGCCCCTGGAGCAAACCTACCACCTGTTGCCCCCGCTGCATCCGTTTCATCTACTCCCGAGGTAAGTGATCTGTCTCACTCCATGGTTACTCGCAGCAAAGTTGGTGTTCGAAAACCTAATCCCAAATATGTTTTTGTTACTACTTTTTCTGATGCTTTGGTTGAGCCTACCTGTTTTAGTCAGGCACACAAACACACTGAATGGCGCAAAGCCATGGCTGACGAGTTTACTGCATTACAACACAATGGTACCCGGACCTTGGTCCCATTCCACCACACTATGAACGTTCTCCCCAACAAATGGGTCTACAAAATCAAGCGGCGCTTTGATGGTTCCATCGAACGATACAAAGCACGGTTAGTCGCCAATGGGTTTCATCAACAAGAAGGTTTGGACTATGGTGAGACGTTCAGCCCCGTCGTCAATCATGCCACCATTCGGCTGATTCTCTCCATTGCTATTCACTACAATTGGCCGCTTCGGCAACTCGATGTCCAAAACGCTTTCCTTCATGGTTCTCTAAATGAAGATGTCTATATGCGCCAACCTCCAGGCTTTGTTGATTCTCAACGTCCCACTCATGTGTGCAAATTACAACGGTCTCTCTATGGCCTTAAACAAGCTCCTCGTGCATGGTTCCAATGTTTTTCCCAACACTTGGAACATTTGGGGTTTGTTTCTTCTCATGCCGACTCTTCATTATTTACTTTCTTTGATGGCTCC
Encoded proteins:
- the LOC103437546 gene encoding protein ROOT INITIATION DEFECTIVE 3-like is translated as MQCASNNHKLSIKLDISLCKFRTQREREREMGSGGGEAVVVCSDKRMGTGITIWNIDTGDRLLHIPTCASPARGLVCLRNQFLVAAQIHKPGSVGGGAISMWKLNKPQKPIQSYPLEAIGPLSCTKDGLYLAGGALSGNTYLWEVTNGKLLKTWHGHDKSLSCMLFSDDGSLLVSGSDDGMICVWNLISLLDVENVESLPSPLHYSMEHKSSITGLLTTSGISSPVLISSSLDGSYKVWDLVLGNLMHTQVYPLGITAVALHPTKQLIFSGSIDGSIFVNKLEIGLVEDYLVGAEDHSPVLKEHNGSVTALTFSKSGLISASEDCTICIWDITSFEIIRRFNHQKGPVTNLSVIPQSSLLPVSNHRKLSNALGVSILDKYPQPANSSEEKITLFPSCQPSMNFQTSDSCQQIYDMKKEGTVAAMEMKLETCLEDRMRATKMAKHVMEMNRHLQSRLLDLMESRLSQPKSSEIDSPSMKKSKTVMLENPPLQQEEEQR